A stretch of Arachis hypogaea cultivar Tifrunner chromosome 15, arahy.Tifrunner.gnm2.J5K5, whole genome shotgun sequence DNA encodes these proteins:
- the LOC112751265 gene encoding LOW QUALITY PROTEIN: uncharacterized protein (The sequence of the model RefSeq protein was modified relative to this genomic sequence to represent the inferred CDS: inserted 1 base in 1 codon) yields MQGSACAYSGSSTVVKPMRGNSLCCGYVPERTLTQLLTSHDGVSRLMKTERKPXPLPTPTFPYLNRFSCENGYVISSGEIIDAVSPVMSEERRERFKNVVQNRSYSVCLVVEGLCDFGNVSAAFRSADALGVQSVHVVSCDANKRYRDNHHVSMGAEKWLDIELWDSTTECFKMLKSRGYRIATIHLGMDTVLLNSSLSVIVLFHTRESVYNQYLYICFTCIL; encoded by the exons ATGCAGGGATCAGCTTGTGCTTACAGTGGCAGCAGCACCGTTGTAAAGCCAATGAGAGGGAACAGTTTGTG TTGTGGATATGTGCCTGAGAGAACTCTCACTCAACTCCTAACCAGCCACGATGGTGTCTCCAGGCTCATGAAGACAGAGCGCAAGC CTCCTCTTCCAACCCCAACCTTCCCTTACCTCAACAG GTTCAGCTGTGAAAATGGTTATGTAATAAGCAGTGGTGAGATCATTGATGCTGTTAGTCCGGTGATGTCggaagagaggagggagaggttcAAGAATGTGGTTCAGAACAGGAGCTACTCAGTTTGTTTGGTGGTGGAAGGGCTCTGCGACTTTGGGAATGTTTCCGCTGCATTTCGGTCTGCGGATGCACTTGGGGTGCAGTCTGTTCATGTGGTGTCTTGTGACGCCAACAAAAG GTATAGAGATAATCATCATGTGAGCATGGGTGCAGAAAAGTGGTTGGACATTGAATTGTGGGACTCTACAACGGAGTGCTTTAAGATGTTAAAATCACGTGGTTATCGAATCGCCACAATCCATCTAGGAATGGATACTGTATTGCTCAACTCTTCCCTTTCTGTTATAGTGCTATTTCATACTAGAGAAAGTGTGTACAACCAGTACTTGTATATTTGTTTCACTTGCATTTTGTAA
- the LOC112751262 gene encoding NADP-dependent malic enzyme, producing the protein MESTLKALREGESVLDLSPRSTVSGGVEDVYGEDRATEDQLVTPWSFSVASGYTLLRDPQYNKGLAFTEKERDAHYLRGLLPPTVISQQLQEKQLMNNIRQYQVPLQKYMAMMELQETNERLFYKLLVDNVEELLPIVYTPTVGEACQKYGSIFKRPQGLYISLKEKGKILEVLKNWPERSIQVIVVTDGERILGLGDLGCQGMGIPVGKLALYTALGGLRPSACLPITIDVGTNNENLLNDEFYIGLRQKRTTGQEYSELLSEFMAAVKQNYGEKVLVQFEDFANHNAFELLAKYGTSHLVFNDDIQGTASVVLAGVVAALKLIGGTLADHTFLFLGAGEAGTGIAELIALEMSKQTKKPIEETRKKIWLVDSKGLIVGSRQNSLQHFKKPWAHDHEPVGTLLEAVKVIKPTVLIGSSGVGKTFTKEVIEAVSSINEKPLVMALSNPTSQSECTAEEAYQWSEGRAIFASGSPFDPFEYKGKVYYSGQANNAYIFPGFGLGLVISGAIRVHDDMLLAASEALAKLVAEEDYKKGLIYPPFSNIRTISANIAANVAAKAYELGLATRLPRPENLVKYAESCMYTPTYRNYR; encoded by the exons ATGGAGAGTACACTGAAGGCCTTGAGAGAGGGTGAGTCAGTGCTTGATCTCAGCCCAAGATCCACCGTTAGCGGCGGCGTTGAGGATGTCTACGGCGAGGATCGTGCCACCGAGGACCAGCTTGTCACCCCATGGTCTTTCTCAGTAGCCAG TGGATACACTTTGCTGAGGGATCCACAATACAACAAAGGACTTGCTTTCACTGAGAAAGAGAGGGATGCACATTATCTCCGTGGACTCTTACCCCCTACAGTTATCTCCCAGCAACTTCAG GAGAAACAGCTGATGAACAACATCAGACAATATCAGGTTCCTTTGCAAAAATACATGGCTATGATGGAACTTCAG GAAACAAATGAAAGGCTGTTTTACAAGCTTCTTGTTGACAATGTAGAGGAACTGCTCCCAATTGTGTATACTCCCACCGTCGGCGAGGCTTGCCAGAAATATGGGAGCATCTTCAAGCGTCCTCAGGGTCTTTACATAAGTTTGAAAGAGAA GGGCAAGATCCTTGAGGTACTGAAAAATTGGCCTGAGAGGAGTATTCAAGTTATTGTTGTCACAGATGGCGAGCGAATTTTAGGACTCGGAGACCTTGGATGTCAG GGAATGGGAATTCCTGTTGGAAAATTGGCTTTGTACACAGCACTAGGAGGGCTTCGTCCATCAGCA TGTTTGCCTATCACAATTGATGTTGGGACAAACAATGAGAATTTGCTGAACGACGAGTTTTACATCGGACTTCGACAGAAAAGAACCACTGGGCAG gaatattCTGAACTTCTGAGTGAGTTCATGGCTGCTGTAAAGCAAAACTATGGCGAAAAAGTTCTTGTGCAG TTTGAAGATTTTGCAAATCACAATGCTTTCGAGTTGCTTGCGAAATACGGCACATCTCATCTAGTCTTCAATGATGATATTCAG GGGACTGCATCTGTTGTTCTTGCCGGGGTCGTGGCAGCATTGAAGCTGATTGGTGGAACTTTGGCCGACCACACTTTCCTGTTCCTCGGTGCCGGCGAG GCAGGAACTGGAATAGCAGAACTTATAGCTCTTGAGATGTCAAAGCag ACAAAGAAACCGATAGAGGAAACTCGCAAGAAGATATGGCTTGTAGACTCAAAG gGATTAATTGTTGGTTCGAGACAGAACTCGCTTCAACACTTCAAGAAGCCTTGGGCTCATGATCATGAGCCAGTTGGAACTCTCTTAGAAGCTGTTAAG GTAATCAAGCCTACAGTTTTGATTGGATCATCAGGAGTTGGAAAAACATTCACAAAGGAAGTAATTGAAGCTGTGTCTTCAATCAACGAA AAACCTCTTGTTATGGCCCTCTCGAATCCAACTTCGCAATCCGAGTGCACAGCCGAAGAGGCTTACCAATGGAGTGAG GGCCGTGCGATTTTTGCTAGTGGGAGTCCATTTGATCCTTTTGAGTACAAAGGAAAAGTTTACTACTCCGGCCAG GCCAACAATGCTTACATCTTCCCTGGCTTTGGTTTGGGGTTGGTGATCTCCGGAGCGATCCGAGTACATGATGATATGCTTCTGGCAGCAT CGGAAGCGTTGGCTAAACTAGTGGCAGAGGAGGACTACAAGAAGGGTTTGATTTACCCGCCATTTTCTAACATAAGAACAATTTCGGCTAATATAGCTGCAAATGTTGCGGCCAAGGCATATGAACTAG GGTTGGCAACACGCCTTCCTCGTCCTGAGAATCTTGTGAAGTATGCAGAGAGCTGCATGTATACCCCAACATACCGCAACTACAGGTGA
- the LOC112751263 gene encoding kihadalactone A synthase LFS isoform X3 gives MRSIGVGDYKEGYYIGVEVAEDDPKSHKPFYGPNRWPSSGILPKWRETMEKYHEQALEVGKKVARIIALALGLDANFFDQPKMLGEPIAVLRLLHYEGRISDPTKGLFGAGAHTDYGLITLLATDEISGLQICKDRDAKPQKWEDVPPMKGAFIVNIGDMLERWSNCVFKSTLHRVLGNGKERYSIPFFLEPSHECLVECLPTCKSATNPPKFPPILCQDYLSQRYNDTHANLTIYKKQQNLQY, from the exons ATGAGAAGCATAGGGG TAGGAGATTACAAAGAGGGATATTATATTGGAGTTGAAGTAGCTGAAGATGATCCAAAATCACATAAACCTTTCTATGGACCAAATCGATGGCCTTCATCAG GTATTCTGCCTAAATGGAGGGAGACTATGGAAAAATACCACGAACAAGCATT AGAAGTGGGAAAAAAAGTTGCAAGGATAATTGCCCTTGCTCTTGGTTTGGATGCCAATTTCTTTGATCAGCCGAAAATGCTCGGAGAGCCAATTGCAGTTCTGCGTTTGCTGCACTATGAAG GTAGAATATCAGATCCCACAAAAGGATTATTTGGAGCTGGAGCTCATACTGATTATGGGTTAATTACACTATTGGCGACGGATGAGATCTCAGGTCTTCAA ATATGTAAAGATAGGGATGCTAAGCCTCAAAAATGGGAGGATGTGCCGCCGATGAAGGG AGCATTCATAGTGAATATCGGTGACATGCTGGAGCGCTGGAGCAACTGTGTTTTCAA GTCTACACTGCACAGAGTTCTGGGAAATGGTAAAGAGAGATATTCT ATTCCATTCTTTTTGGAGCCTAGTCATGAATGTCTAGTGGAATGCTTGCCAACATGCAAATCCGCCACAAATCCTCCCAA GTTTCCTCCTATCCTATGCCAGGACTACCTGAGCCAACGATACAACGATACTCACGCCAATCTTACTATTTACAAGAAACAGCAAAATCTTCAATACTAA
- the LOC112751264 gene encoding uncharacterized protein, which translates to MEQSQSNSQPQDNAAQNSQTGSSRGKSDPAWQYFTVRYDKNKKAQYTCIFCLNTYNGGGIYRMKYHLAKIPGQIKVCNKVTEDVELQFKRLLEENKKNKTEKRKFTSECYDVESEREAEEEGEAPNPVQPPAPATMGDKGKRRAIAATPIGSYFKERTTPGSQPALKSVLASEQVKHKVKLGLARWIIDARIPFNAIQSPYFQPALDGVAAIGPGFKGPSYDEMRVHLLADLKKECQLLVEGYRSSWKRTGCTLMADGWTDQRQRTLINFLVYCHAGMSFVKSVDASDMIKTADTLFKLFAEVIEWVGSSNIVHVVTDNAANYVSAGKLIHEKYPNIFWSPCAAHCINLILKDIASLPHIADLASRASKVTVFVYNHMIFLSWLRKRKEWKEIVRPGVTRFATVFITLKSIYDHKQDLQALVIDKYFTSHKLSKSVNGKMVSSIILDSKFWEDCFTTVMLVGPLIKLLRLVDADEKPSLGIVYAGMQRAKINIKTMFRNRKSAYTPYTSILKMRWDKHLKRDLHAAAYFLNPDYFYSEGFVEKANILRSLLDLFDIETLCDDSVAAMQEIQLYRDRKGSFGRESALKAIKRLEPGEWWRLHGGSAPNLQKMAIRLLHQTSSSSGCERNWSLFEQIHSKRRNRLEHQRLSDIVYVTYNLRLQSRMHRKKKNYDPIDIQSIDTVDFWVMPDEEDPEFTNGDIEGIENLIYTDNAMPSYPTDGGDVELDVDFPNVADSSNTASFGGTSDDGGFGLPVYDGDVGTLNDNYDF; encoded by the exons ATGGAACAATCACAAAGTAACTCACAGCCACAAGATAATGCTGCTCAAAATTCTCAAACTGGTTCATCTAGAGGTAAATCTGATCCAGCTTGGCAGTATTTCACAGTGAGgtatgacaaaaataaaaaggcTCAATATACATGTATTTTCTGCTTGAATACTTATAATGGAGGGGGGATATATAGAATGAAATATCATCTTGCAAAAATCCCTGGACAAATTAAAGTTTGTAACAAGGTAACTGAAGATGTTGAGCttcaattcaaaaggcttttggaggaaaacaaaaaaaataagacagaaaaaagaaaatttacatCTGAGTGTTATGATGTGGAAAGTGAAAGAGAAGCGGAAGAAGAGGGTGAAGCGCCTAATCCTGTACAACCTCCGGCTCCTGCAACAATGGGAGACAAAGGAAAGAGAAGAGCGATTGCTGctactccaattggaagttatttTAAGGAAAGGACTACGCCAGGCTCTCAACCAGCTTTGAAAAGTGTCTTGGCCAGTGAACAAGTTAAACACAAGGTTAAGTTGGGGCTTGCAAGATGGATCATTGATGCACGGATTCCATTCAATGCAATTCAATCGCCTTACTTTCAACCTGCCTTGGACGGCGTTGCTGCAATTGGACCTGGTTTCAAGGGACCGTCGTATGACGAAATGAGAGTTCATTTGCTGGCCGATCTTAAGAAGGAGTGTCAGTTACTTGTTGAAGGTTATAGGAGCTCGTGGAAAAGGACTGGTTGTACACTGATGGCAGATGGCTGGACTGATCAAAGGCAGCGTACGTTAATTAATTTTCTAGTTTATTGTCATGCTGGTATGTCATTTGTTAAGTCTGTTGATGCTTCTGATATGATAAAAACTGCCGATACCTTGTTTAAATTGTTTGCTGAGGTTATTGAGTGGGTTGGGTCTAGTAACATTGTGCATGTGGTTACTGATAATGCTGCGAATTATGTATCTGCTGGAAAACTCATTCATGAAAAGTATCCAAACATTTTTTGGTCTCCTTGTGCTGCTCATTGCATCAATCTTATCTTAAAAGACATAGCAAGTCTTCCTCACATAGCTGACCTTGCCTCTCGTGCTTCAAAAGTGACTGTCTTTGTTTACAATCATATGATTTTCTTGTCATGgcttagaaaaagaaaagagtggAAAGAAATTGTTCGACCAGGTGTAACACGTTTTGCTACTGTTTTCATTACTTTGAAAAGTATATATGATCATAAACAAGACTTGCAAGCATTGGTGATTGACAAATATTTCACTTCTCATAAATTATCCAAGAGTGTCAATGGGAAGATGgttagttcaattatcttggatagTAAGTTTTGGGAGGATTGTTTTACTACTGTTATGCTTGTTGGTCCTCTAATTAAGTTATTGAGGCTTGTTGATGCTGATGAGAAACCTTCTCTGGGTATTGTGTATGCGGGCATGCAAAGAGCCAAAATTAATATCAAGACAATGTTTAGAAATAGGAAATCTGCATACACACCTTATACAAGTATCTTGAAAATGCGGTGGGATAAGCATTTGAAGCGTGACCTCCATGCAGCAGCATACTTTTTGAATCCAGATTACTTCTATAGTGAGGGGTTTGTTGAGAAGGCAAATATCTTGAGGTCTTTGCTTGATTTATTTGATATTGAAACTCTTTGCGATGACTCGGTTGCCGCAATGCAAGAGATACAGTTGTATCGAGATCGAAAAGGAAGTTTTGGAAGGGAAAGTGCATTGAAAGCAATTAAGAGACTTGAACCTG GTGAATGGTGGAGGCTACACGGTGGGAGTGCTCCTAACTTGCAAAAAATGGCAAttcgtcttcttcatcaaacatctTCATCATCCGGCTGCGAGAGGAACTGGAGCCTCTTTGAACAAATCCATTCAAAGAGGAGGAACCGATTAGAGCATCAAAGGCTAAGTGACATTGTTTATGTCACTTATAATCTACGCCTTCAATCTAGAATGCATCGCAAGAAGAAGAATTATGATCCAATTGACATTCAAAGCATTGACACAGTAGATTTTTGGGTAATGCCGGATGAAGAAGATCCTGAATTTACTAATGGAGACATTGAAGGCATTGAAAATTTAATCTATACGGATAATGCTATGCCTTCATATCCTACAG atggagGAGATGTGGAACTTGATGTGGATTTCCCTAATGTTGCTGATTCTTCAAATACAGCTTCTTTTGGTGGTACTTCTGATGATGGTGGCTTTGGATTACCTGTTTATGATGGAGATGTTGGAACActtaatgataattatgatttttga
- the LOC112751263 gene encoding kihadalactone A synthase LFS isoform X1 has protein sequence MVNADSLTSSLNCVDLSNPDINQSVNSLKQACLDSGFFYVVNHGISQEFMDEVFAESKKFFSLPHKEKMKLLRNEKHRGYTPVLDELLDPENQVHVGDYKEGYYIGVEVAEDDPKSHKPFYGPNRWPSSGILPKWRETMEKYHEQALEVGKKVARIIALALGLDANFFDQPKMLGEPIAVLRLLHYEGRISDPTKGLFGAGAHTDYGLITLLATDEISGLQICKDRDAKPQKWEDVPPMKGAFIVNIGDMLERWSNCVFKSTLHRVLGNGKERYSIPFFLEPSHECLVECLPTCKSATNPPKFPPILCQDYLSQRYNDTHANLTIYKKQQNLQY, from the exons ATGGTTAACGCAGATTCTCTCACCTCTTCCCTCAATTGTGTCGACCTCTCCAACCCTGACATAAACCAATCCGTTAATTCGCTCAAACAG GCATGCTTGGATTCTGGTTTCTTCTACGTTGTGAATCATGGAATAAGCCAGGAATTCATGGACGAGGTTTTTGCAGAGAGCAAGAAATTCTTCTCTCTTCCACATAAGGAGAAGATGAAGCTCCTCAGGAATGAGAAGCATAGGGGGTATACTCCTGTTCTTGATGAACTACTTGATCCTGAAAACCAAGTTCAtg TAGGAGATTACAAAGAGGGATATTATATTGGAGTTGAAGTAGCTGAAGATGATCCAAAATCACATAAACCTTTCTATGGACCAAATCGATGGCCTTCATCAG GTATTCTGCCTAAATGGAGGGAGACTATGGAAAAATACCACGAACAAGCATT AGAAGTGGGAAAAAAAGTTGCAAGGATAATTGCCCTTGCTCTTGGTTTGGATGCCAATTTCTTTGATCAGCCGAAAATGCTCGGAGAGCCAATTGCAGTTCTGCGTTTGCTGCACTATGAAG GTAGAATATCAGATCCCACAAAAGGATTATTTGGAGCTGGAGCTCATACTGATTATGGGTTAATTACACTATTGGCGACGGATGAGATCTCAGGTCTTCAA ATATGTAAAGATAGGGATGCTAAGCCTCAAAAATGGGAGGATGTGCCGCCGATGAAGGG AGCATTCATAGTGAATATCGGTGACATGCTGGAGCGCTGGAGCAACTGTGTTTTCAA GTCTACACTGCACAGAGTTCTGGGAAATGGTAAAGAGAGATATTCT ATTCCATTCTTTTTGGAGCCTAGTCATGAATGTCTAGTGGAATGCTTGCCAACATGCAAATCCGCCACAAATCCTCCCAA GTTTCCTCCTATCCTATGCCAGGACTACCTGAGCCAACGATACAACGATACTCACGCCAATCTTACTATTTACAAGAAACAGCAAAATCTTCAATACTAA
- the LOC112751263 gene encoding kihadalactone A synthase LFS isoform X2: MVNADSLTSSLNCVDLSNPDINQSVNSLKQACLDSGFFYVVNHGISQEFMDEVFAESKKFFSLPHKEKMKLLRNEKHRGYTPVLDELLDPENQVHGDYKEGYYIGVEVAEDDPKSHKPFYGPNRWPSSGILPKWRETMEKYHEQALEVGKKVARIIALALGLDANFFDQPKMLGEPIAVLRLLHYEGRISDPTKGLFGAGAHTDYGLITLLATDEISGLQICKDRDAKPQKWEDVPPMKGAFIVNIGDMLERWSNCVFKSTLHRVLGNGKERYSIPFFLEPSHECLVECLPTCKSATNPPKFPPILCQDYLSQRYNDTHANLTIYKKQQNLQY; this comes from the exons ATGGTTAACGCAGATTCTCTCACCTCTTCCCTCAATTGTGTCGACCTCTCCAACCCTGACATAAACCAATCCGTTAATTCGCTCAAACAG GCATGCTTGGATTCTGGTTTCTTCTACGTTGTGAATCATGGAATAAGCCAGGAATTCATGGACGAGGTTTTTGCAGAGAGCAAGAAATTCTTCTCTCTTCCACATAAGGAGAAGATGAAGCTCCTCAGGAATGAGAAGCATAGGGGGTATACTCCTGTTCTTGATGAACTACTTGATCCTGAAAACCAAGTTCAtg GAGATTACAAAGAGGGATATTATATTGGAGTTGAAGTAGCTGAAGATGATCCAAAATCACATAAACCTTTCTATGGACCAAATCGATGGCCTTCATCAG GTATTCTGCCTAAATGGAGGGAGACTATGGAAAAATACCACGAACAAGCATT AGAAGTGGGAAAAAAAGTTGCAAGGATAATTGCCCTTGCTCTTGGTTTGGATGCCAATTTCTTTGATCAGCCGAAAATGCTCGGAGAGCCAATTGCAGTTCTGCGTTTGCTGCACTATGAAG GTAGAATATCAGATCCCACAAAAGGATTATTTGGAGCTGGAGCTCATACTGATTATGGGTTAATTACACTATTGGCGACGGATGAGATCTCAGGTCTTCAA ATATGTAAAGATAGGGATGCTAAGCCTCAAAAATGGGAGGATGTGCCGCCGATGAAGGG AGCATTCATAGTGAATATCGGTGACATGCTGGAGCGCTGGAGCAACTGTGTTTTCAA GTCTACACTGCACAGAGTTCTGGGAAATGGTAAAGAGAGATATTCT ATTCCATTCTTTTTGGAGCCTAGTCATGAATGTCTAGTGGAATGCTTGCCAACATGCAAATCCGCCACAAATCCTCCCAA GTTTCCTCCTATCCTATGCCAGGACTACCTGAGCCAACGATACAACGATACTCACGCCAATCTTACTATTTACAAGAAACAGCAAAATCTTCAATACTAA
- the LOC112751266 gene encoding pentatricopeptide repeat-containing protein At3g29230-like: MQLPAAAARAPTWFSTRRLLDEKLSDLHRCSNLNTVKQIQAQVLKNDLHQDPYVAPKLVAAFSLSRHLPSAVNAFNLVTNPNTHLYNTLIRAQAQNKAYPSVAFETFFQMQRNGVFSDSFTYTCLLKSFDGYSCFRMVQMIHTHVVKFGFFGSDIFVPNSLIDSYCKCGGAGMDAAIRLFLEMEERDVVTWNSLIGGLVRGGEFEKACKVFDEMPERDVFSWNIMLDGYAKAGEMGKAFEMFEGMPERNVVSWASMVWGYCRAGDMNMARMLFDKCPVKNLVIWTTMISGYAEKGLVNEATKLYDKMEGVGMRIDDGFLISILAACAESGMSALGKRIHASVERRRLRCSTKVLNAFIDMYAKCGCVDVALGVFSRIEKKDLVSWNSMIQGLGIHGRGEKALELFTRMVHEGFEPDKYTFIGLLCACTHAGLVNEGRNYFYSMEKVHGIVPQVEHYGCMIDLLGRGGHLEEAFQLVRSMPMEPNEIVLGTLLGACRMHNDVDLAKAVCEHLFELAPLDPGNFNLLSNIYAQAGDWVNVASVRWQMKNTGSQKPSGASSIEVEEEVHEFTAFDQSHPKSDDIYRMIDRLIKDIRQVGYVPKAYVSRSDAYSFNF; this comes from the coding sequence ATGCAATTGCCTGCTGCGGCGGCGCGTGCACCCACATGGTTTTCCACGCGCCGCCTTCTCGATGAAAAGCTCTCCGACCTCCACCGCTGCTCAAACCTCAACACCGTGAAGCAAATCCAAGCTCAAGTCCTCAAGAATGACCTCCACCAAGACCCTTACGTCGCACCGAAACTCGTCGCCGCCTTCTCCCTCTCCCGCCACCTCCCCTCCGCCGTCAACGCATTCAACCTCGTAACCAACCCAAACACCCACCTCTACAACACTCTCATCAGAGCTCAGGCCCAAAACAAGGCTTACCCTTCCGTCGCATTTGAAACCTTCTTCCAGATGCAGAGGAATGGTGTTTTTTCAGATAGCTTCACCTACACGTGTCTGTTGAAATCTTTTGACGGTTATAGCTGTTTTCGGATGGTGCAGATGATCCACACGCATGTGGTGAAGTTTGGGTTTTTCGGGAGTGATATATTTGTGCCGAACTCGTTGATAGATTCGTATTGTAAATGTGGGGGTGCTGGAATGGATGCGGCAATTCGGTTGTTTTTGGAGATGGAGGAACGGGATGTGGTGACTTGGAACTCTCTGATTGGTGGGTTGGTGAGAGGTGGTGAGTTTGAGAAAGCCTgcaaggtgtttgatgaaatgcctgaGAGGGATGTGTTTAGTTGGAACATCATGTTGGATGGGTATGCTAAGGCTGGGGAGATGGGGAAGGCGTTTGAGATGTTTGAGGGAATGCCCGAGAGGAATGTTGTGTCATGGGCTTCAATGGTTTGGGGTTATTGTAGAGCCGGGGATATGAATATGGCGAGGATGTTGTTCGATAAGTGTCCTGTGAAGAACTTGGTGATTTGGACCACTATGATATCTGGGTATGCTGAGAAGGGGCTTGTTAATGAGGCAACAAAGTTGTATGATAAGATGGAGGGAGTTGGGATGAGGATTGATGATGGGTTTCTGATAAGTATTTTGGCTGCATGTGCCGAGTCTGGAATGTCTGCGTTGGGGAAAAGAATTCATGCTTCTGTTGAGAGGCGGAGGTTGAGGTGTAGCACTAAGGTGTTGAACGCATTCATCGATATGTATGCGAAGTGTGGTTGTGTGGATGTTGCCCTTGGTGTCTTTAGTAGGATTGAAAAGAAAGATTTGGTGTCTTGGAATTCCATGATTCAAGGGTTAGGCATACATGGACGTGGTGAGAAAGCACTTGAGCTTTTCACGAGGATGGTACATGAGGGTTTTGAACCGGACAAATATACGTTCATTGGTCTTTTATGTGCTTGCACCCATGCAGGCCTTGTCAATGAAGGGCGTAATTACTTCTATTCAATGGAGAAAGTGCATGGGATTGTTCCTCAAGTTGAGCACTATGGTTGTATGATTGATCTTCTTGGTCGAGGGGGACACCTGGAGGAAGCTTTTCAGCTTGTGCGCAGCATGCCTATGGAGCCAAATGAAATAGTCTTGGGAACTCTTTTGGGGGCTTGTAGAATGCATAATGATGTAGATCTTGCAAAAGCTGTGTGCGAACACTTGTTTGAGTTGGCACCACTGGATCCTGGAAATTTCAACCTTTTGTCAAACATTTATGCTCAAGCAGGGGATTGGGTGAATGTTGCTAGTGTAAGGTGGCAAATGAAGAACACAGGAAGCCAAAAGCCTTCTGGAGCTAGTTCCATTGAGGTAGAAGAGGAAGTGCATGAATTTACAGCATTTGATCAGTCACACCCTAAATCAGATGATATATATAGAATGATTGACAGATTGATAAAGGACATTAGGCAGGTTGGATATGTTCCAAAGGCTTACGTCAGCCGAAGTGATGCTtatagttttaacttttaa
- the LOC112751263 gene encoding kihadalactone A synthase LFS isoform X4, whose protein sequence is MRSIGGDYKEGYYIGVEVAEDDPKSHKPFYGPNRWPSSGILPKWRETMEKYHEQALEVGKKVARIIALALGLDANFFDQPKMLGEPIAVLRLLHYEGRISDPTKGLFGAGAHTDYGLITLLATDEISGLQICKDRDAKPQKWEDVPPMKGAFIVNIGDMLERWSNCVFKSTLHRVLGNGKERYSIPFFLEPSHECLVECLPTCKSATNPPKFPPILCQDYLSQRYNDTHANLTIYKKQQNLQY, encoded by the exons ATGAGAAGCATAGGGG GAGATTACAAAGAGGGATATTATATTGGAGTTGAAGTAGCTGAAGATGATCCAAAATCACATAAACCTTTCTATGGACCAAATCGATGGCCTTCATCAG GTATTCTGCCTAAATGGAGGGAGACTATGGAAAAATACCACGAACAAGCATT AGAAGTGGGAAAAAAAGTTGCAAGGATAATTGCCCTTGCTCTTGGTTTGGATGCCAATTTCTTTGATCAGCCGAAAATGCTCGGAGAGCCAATTGCAGTTCTGCGTTTGCTGCACTATGAAG GTAGAATATCAGATCCCACAAAAGGATTATTTGGAGCTGGAGCTCATACTGATTATGGGTTAATTACACTATTGGCGACGGATGAGATCTCAGGTCTTCAA ATATGTAAAGATAGGGATGCTAAGCCTCAAAAATGGGAGGATGTGCCGCCGATGAAGGG AGCATTCATAGTGAATATCGGTGACATGCTGGAGCGCTGGAGCAACTGTGTTTTCAA GTCTACACTGCACAGAGTTCTGGGAAATGGTAAAGAGAGATATTCT ATTCCATTCTTTTTGGAGCCTAGTCATGAATGTCTAGTGGAATGCTTGCCAACATGCAAATCCGCCACAAATCCTCCCAA GTTTCCTCCTATCCTATGCCAGGACTACCTGAGCCAACGATACAACGATACTCACGCCAATCTTACTATTTACAAGAAACAGCAAAATCTTCAATACTAA